A genomic region of Zea mays cultivar B73 chromosome 6, Zm-B73-REFERENCE-NAM-5.0, whole genome shotgun sequence contains the following coding sequences:
- the LOC542081 gene encoding sigma factor protein isoform X2, with amino-acid sequence MLACRCCCYRLGGDYSVLCSNDARNDDGTPRQCAWLITMNGGRAISSESLAALAWHFLLRRRSRDGATALASSSGVLQIAEDKSSAANLTKHKVSAERKLLNDALDRTGVRYETESWMDEETSSWMDRDLTDSDLRYRLLMQNLEELETSLVGKDLEMDILEQLGALGSFNASVARGVSALHGRPDGSLLDDPEPETTPLDAGQEDSQVVVVRSGKSQERKLRRMRASSDEKGSRTSVKVNPPRRPKKSRKASSSQFISEWKSHPGQRRIIVREQSALLSTIKECAGLEKIREKMVKEGQEVSYHRWAEAAGVDEAELVSRLQAGYCCRDRLLVTTEWLVRCIARTYTGMGTALDDLLQAGKMGVLDGAEKFDSRKGCRFSTYVKYWIRKGMLALLAENSGVTLLPARMESIMRKVKEARRGIRYRQGRNPSDSEVAAAVGVSVANVRLARKCSRRAVSLYSEVAIGQDVKFAEVIPDESASPDEAALFRGQLRERLLLVLGRLPAREGRVLRLRHGLEDGRCRSLEEIGGIYGVSKEWIRKIEKSAMARLRDDDAVRRDLHDFV; translated from the exons ATGCTTGCTTGCAGATGTTGCTGTTATCGCCTTGGGGGTGATTATTCTGTCCTGTGCTCTAATGATGCTCGGAATGATGATGGAACTCCCCGTCAGTGCGCCTGGTTAATCACAA TGAACGGAGGAAGGGCAATCTCCTCTGAATCCCTCGCGGCACTGGCATGGCATTTCCTGCTAAGGCGTCGCAGCAGGGACGGTGCCACAGCTCTCGCATCTTCATCCGGGGTGCTTCAAATCGCAGAGGACAAATCATCTGCGGCCAACTTGACAAAGCACAAG GTGAGTGCAGAAAGGAAGCTCCTCAACGACGCTCTTGACAGAACTGGTGTGCGATATGAGACTGAGAGCTGGATGGATGAAGAGACATCGTCCTGGATGGACAGGGATCTCACGGACAGCGATTTGCGGTACCGCTTGCTAATGCAGAACCTCGAGGAACTGGAGACCAGCTTGGTTGGTAAAGACCTGGAGATGGACATCCTTGAGCAGCTTGGGGCTCTGGGATCGTTCAACGCTTCTGTGGCCAGGGGTGTCTCGGCGTTACATGGTCGACCAGATGGCTCTCTGCTTGATGATCCGGAGCCGGAGACGACTCCTCTGGATGCGGGGCAAGAAGACAGCCAAGTGGTCGTCGTCCGGAGTGGCAAGAGCCAGGAGAGGAAGCTGAGAAGGATGAGAGCATCATCAGATGAGAAAGGATCCAGGACCTCGGTGAAGGTGAACCCACCACGAAGACCCAAGAAATCCCGTAAGGCGAGTAGCAGCCAGTTTATATCCGAGTGGAAAAGTCACCCAGGCCAAAGGAGGATCATTGTGCGTGAGCAATCAGCACTGCTGTCCACCATCAAG GAATGTGCAGGTCTTGAGAAGATAAGGGAGAAGATGGTGAAGGAAGGGCAGGAGGTGAGCTACCACAGGTGGGCGGAGGCAGCTGGGGTGGACGAGGCAGAGCTGGTGAGCAGGCTGCAGGCAGGTTACTGCTGCCGGGACAGGCTACTGGTGACCACCGAGTGGCTGGTCAGGTGCATCGCGAGAACATACACCGGCATGGGGACGGCCTTGGACGATCTGCTTCAG GCTGGGAAGATGGGCGTTCTTGACGGCGCCGAGAAGTTCGACAGCCGGAAGGGGTGCAGGTTCTCCACGTACGTCAAGTACTGGATCAGGAAAGGGATGCTCGCTCTGCTGGCTGAAAACTCAGGAGTCACCCTGCTGCCT GCAAGAATGGAGAGCATCATGCGCAAGGTGAAGGAGGCGCGGCGTGGGATCCGGTACAGGCAGGGCAGGAACCCGTCGGACTCAGAGGTTGCCGCCGCCGTGGGCGTGTCGGTAGCCAACGTGAGGCTGGCGCGCAAGTGCTCTCGCAGGGCCGTCTCGCTCTACTCGGAGGTCGCGATCGGACAGGACGTCAAGTTCGCGGAGGTGATCCCGGACGAGTCGGCGTCTCCGGACGAGGCGGCGCTGTTCCGGGGCCAGCTGAGGGAGCGGCTGCTGCTGGTGCTGGGCAGGCTGCCCGCGCGGGAAGGACGCGTGCTGCGGCTGCGGCACGGGCTGGAGGACGGGCGGTGCAGGTCGCTGGAGGAGATCGGCGGCATCTACGGCGTCTCCAAGGAGTGGATCAGGAAGATCGAGAAGTCGGCCATGGCCAGGCTCCGGGACGACGACGCCGTGCGCCGCGACCTCCACGACTTCGTCTAG
- the LOC542081 gene encoding sigma factor protein isoform X1, with the protein MGLQMIHGRPCALCCPSSSSSSSALWMRMQAQLPPKQSHHPLNGGRAISSESLAALAWHFLLRRRSRDGATALASSSGVLQIAEDKSSAANLTKHKVSAERKLLNDALDRTGVRYETESWMDEETSSWMDRDLTDSDLRYRLLMQNLEELETSLVGKDLEMDILEQLGALGSFNASVARGVSALHGRPDGSLLDDPEPETTPLDAGQEDSQVVVVRSGKSQERKLRRMRASSDEKGSRTSVKVNPPRRPKKSRKASSSQFISEWKSHPGQRRIIVREQSALLSTIKECAGLEKIREKMVKEGQEVSYHRWAEAAGVDEAELVSRLQAGYCCRDRLLVTTEWLVRCIARTYTGMGTALDDLLQAGKMGVLDGAEKFDSRKGCRFSTYVKYWIRKGMLALLAENSGVTLLPARMESIMRKVKEARRGIRYRQGRNPSDSEVAAAVGVSVANVRLARKCSRRAVSLYSEVAIGQDVKFAEVIPDESASPDEAALFRGQLRERLLLVLGRLPAREGRVLRLRHGLEDGRCRSLEEIGGIYGVSKEWIRKIEKSAMARLRDDDAVRRDLHDFV; encoded by the exons ATGGGTTTGCAGATGATCCATGGCAGGCCCTGCGCCTTGTGCTgcccgtcctcctcctcctcgtcctccGCCTTGTGGATGAGGATGCAGGCCCAGCTGCCCCCAAAGCAGTCTCACCATCCAT TGAACGGAGGAAGGGCAATCTCCTCTGAATCCCTCGCGGCACTGGCATGGCATTTCCTGCTAAGGCGTCGCAGCAGGGACGGTGCCACAGCTCTCGCATCTTCATCCGGGGTGCTTCAAATCGCAGAGGACAAATCATCTGCGGCCAACTTGACAAAGCACAAG GTGAGTGCAGAAAGGAAGCTCCTCAACGACGCTCTTGACAGAACTGGTGTGCGATATGAGACTGAGAGCTGGATGGATGAAGAGACATCGTCCTGGATGGACAGGGATCTCACGGACAGCGATTTGCGGTACCGCTTGCTAATGCAGAACCTCGAGGAACTGGAGACCAGCTTGGTTGGTAAAGACCTGGAGATGGACATCCTTGAGCAGCTTGGGGCTCTGGGATCGTTCAACGCTTCTGTGGCCAGGGGTGTCTCGGCGTTACATGGTCGACCAGATGGCTCTCTGCTTGATGATCCGGAGCCGGAGACGACTCCTCTGGATGCGGGGCAAGAAGACAGCCAAGTGGTCGTCGTCCGGAGTGGCAAGAGCCAGGAGAGGAAGCTGAGAAGGATGAGAGCATCATCAGATGAGAAAGGATCCAGGACCTCGGTGAAGGTGAACCCACCACGAAGACCCAAGAAATCCCGTAAGGCGAGTAGCAGCCAGTTTATATCCGAGTGGAAAAGTCACCCAGGCCAAAGGAGGATCATTGTGCGTGAGCAATCAGCACTGCTGTCCACCATCAAG GAATGTGCAGGTCTTGAGAAGATAAGGGAGAAGATGGTGAAGGAAGGGCAGGAGGTGAGCTACCACAGGTGGGCGGAGGCAGCTGGGGTGGACGAGGCAGAGCTGGTGAGCAGGCTGCAGGCAGGTTACTGCTGCCGGGACAGGCTACTGGTGACCACCGAGTGGCTGGTCAGGTGCATCGCGAGAACATACACCGGCATGGGGACGGCCTTGGACGATCTGCTTCAG GCTGGGAAGATGGGCGTTCTTGACGGCGCCGAGAAGTTCGACAGCCGGAAGGGGTGCAGGTTCTCCACGTACGTCAAGTACTGGATCAGGAAAGGGATGCTCGCTCTGCTGGCTGAAAACTCAGGAGTCACCCTGCTGCCT GCAAGAATGGAGAGCATCATGCGCAAGGTGAAGGAGGCGCGGCGTGGGATCCGGTACAGGCAGGGCAGGAACCCGTCGGACTCAGAGGTTGCCGCCGCCGTGGGCGTGTCGGTAGCCAACGTGAGGCTGGCGCGCAAGTGCTCTCGCAGGGCCGTCTCGCTCTACTCGGAGGTCGCGATCGGACAGGACGTCAAGTTCGCGGAGGTGATCCCGGACGAGTCGGCGTCTCCGGACGAGGCGGCGCTGTTCCGGGGCCAGCTGAGGGAGCGGCTGCTGCTGGTGCTGGGCAGGCTGCCCGCGCGGGAAGGACGCGTGCTGCGGCTGCGGCACGGGCTGGAGGACGGGCGGTGCAGGTCGCTGGAGGAGATCGGCGGCATCTACGGCGTCTCCAAGGAGTGGATCAGGAAGATCGAGAAGTCGGCCATGGCCAGGCTCCGGGACGACGACGCCGTGCGCCGCGACCTCCACGACTTCGTCTAG
- the LOC100216801 gene encoding uncharacterized protein LOC100216801, with product MAGSAADAEQEQKRAAAAAYDYEGDARWAEYWSNVLVPPNLASRPDVVDHLKRKFYQRYIDHDLVVEPRSFTSSTQASRPDVRSSSSSSTENVRERNSGSTARSAPPPPPPTHTDSAVNPLRFDARTIHFSINAWILVVAGLGMLPILPKHLADRACKLSLLGTILSSGYSLYSTYGKPRAWNMPAIQAWLQSILATKDFIHLMFSSMLFTSQLHLKIAALPVFCWALDHVARFLRRNFARSSFYRRYLEEPCLWVETNNTTLSLLSSNAEIALGFLLIISLFSWRRSIVQTFMYWQVLKLMYHAPVTSSYHQSTWAKIGRIVNPYIHRYAPFLQTPISAIQRWWFR from the exons ATGGCGGGGTCCGCGGCCGACGCGGAGCAGGAGCAAAagcgggcagcggcggcggcgtacgactacgaGGGCGACGCGCGCTGGGCCGAGTACTGGTCCAACGTACTCGTCCCGCCGAACCTCGCCTCCCGCCCCGACGTCGTCGACCACTTGAAGCGCAAGTTCTACCAGCGCTACATC GACCATGATCTGGTCGTTGAGCCAAGGTCATTCACCAGTTCCACTCAGGCCAGCAGGCCAGATGTAAGGTCTTCGTCTTCGTCATCCACCGAGAACGTCAGGGAGCGTAATTCAG GATCTACTGCAAGGTCagcgcctccaccaccgccaccaacaCATACAGACAGTGCCGTCAACCCTTTACGGTTCGACGCACGCACTATACATTTCTCCATCAACGCATGG ATACTTGTGGTTGCTGGTCTGGGAATGCTTCCTATTTTGCCAAAACACCTTGCCGACAGAGCTTGCAAACTTTCACTTCTGGGAACAATATTGTCATCAGGGTATTCTCTATACAGTACTTATGGG AAACCAAGAGCATGGAACATGCCAGCAATTCAAGCTTGGTTGCAGTCTATACTTGCAACAAAGGATTTTATCCATTTAATGTTCTCTTCTATGCTCTTCACATCCCAATTGCACTTGAAGA TTGCTGCACTACCTGTGTTTTGCTGGGCGCTTGACCATGTTGCCAGATTCTTAAGGCGTAATTTTGCGCGATCCTCTTTCTATAG GAGATACCTGGAAGAACCTTGTCTTTGGGTAGAGACAAATAACACTACACTAAGCCTCCTTAGTTCGAATGCGGAGATTGCCTTGGGTTTTCTTCTGATCATATCACTGTTCTC GTGGCGCCGTAGCATAGTTCAGACATTCATGTACTGGCAG GTGTTGAAGCTGATGTACCATGCTCCCGTGACATCCAGCTATCACCAGAGTACCTGGGCGAAAATCGGCCGGATTGTGAACCCGTACATCCACCGCTACGCTCCGTTCCTCCAGACGCCCATTTCTGCGATCCAAAGATGGTGGTTCAGGTAG